GAATCCCTGGGCGAAGCGATGATTGGGGAAATTAAAAGGGAGTTGAGAGTTAAGAGTGGAGAGTAGAGAATTGGAGTGTTGAGTTGAGAGTTAGGACGTGTCAAGAATCAGCATTCCAGAAAGGAATACACATGAAAAAACAAGAGAACATTGCCCGGTATATTGATCACACCCTGTTAAAACCCGATGCAACACAGGAACAGATTATCAAACTATGCCAGGAAGCGAAAGAATATCAGTTCGCTTCAGTATGCGTCAACCCCTATTGGGTCTCTTTATGTAAAGGCCAATTAAAAAATACAGACGTCAAAGTCTGCACGGTGATTGGTTTTCCACTGGGCGCCAGTACCACGGTGGTAAAAGTTGCTGAAACGCTGCAGGCCATTGAAGACGGGGCTGACGAAGTGGATATGGTGATGAACATCAGTGCCCTGAAATCCGGGAAGACAATCGATGTGGAAACGGATATCCGGGCTGTTACAGAAGCCGTCAAAAAGGTCACCCAAAACAACCGG
This window of the Candidatus Neomarinimicrobiota bacterium genome carries:
- the deoC gene encoding deoxyribose-phosphate aldolase; amino-acid sequence: MKKQENIARYIDHTLLKPDATQEQIIKLCQEAKEYQFASVCVNPYWVSLCKGQLKNTDVKVCTVIGFPLGASTTVVKVAETLQAIEDGADEVDMVMNISALKSGKTIDVETDIRAVTEAVKKVTQNNRIQVKVILETCLLRDEEKILACELSEKAGADFVKTSTGFSNGGATVEDIKLMKKTVGSRMEVKASGGIRDMQTVLAMIQAGATRIGTSSGVKIVTGQTGAKETY